In the Chrysiogenia bacterium genome, CGCCTGCGCGAGCCACGCCATCAAGCCCGCCGACATCACCGTCCACGAGAACTGGCCCGGCACCAAGAACGTGCGCGAGTACCATGGAATCTTTTTCTCCGGCCAGCCCGACGCCGAGGGGCTCAAGGCCTTCAAGCTCGCGGGCGTGACGACCGTCATCAACCTGCGTCCCGAGGGCGAGATGAAGGAGCTGGAATTCGATGAAGCCGCCGAGGCGGGCGAGCTGGGTCTGGAATACCACGCCTATCCCTGGCCGAAGAAGGAAGCGCTGCAGGCGGAAGCCGTTCAGTCCATCGAGCGCGTCGCGACCGAAAAGCACGAGGCCGGCGAGAGAGTCCTCATCCACTGCAGCTCGGGCAACCGCGCGGGCGGCTGGTTCGCCATTCACCTGCGCAAAGAGCACGGCATGAGCCTCGAAGACGCATTCGGCACCGCGAAGGCCGCGGGTCTCTCCCGCGAGAGCACGCAGCAGCAGGTTCGCGAGTATCTGGGCGAGTAGCGCGGCGCGCCGCCACGCTTTTGCCAGCCGGGGCCCGCCTCTGCTAAGTCCCCTGCGCCCGCGAGATTTTGCACGCGGGCGCAACTTCTCCCAAGGAAGGACCAACATGGAACGACCCTTTCGCGTGCTGGGCATCCAGCAGATCGCCGTCGGCGCCGCCGACAAGTCCGCGCTCACCAAGCTGTGGGTGGACACCTTCGGCCTCGAAGTGACCGGCAACTACAAGAGTGAAAAAGAGAACGTCGACGAAGACATCGCCGTGATGGGCAAGGGCCCCTTCAAGGTGGAGGTGGATCTCATGCAGCCCATCGACCCCGAGAAGAGCCCCAAGGTGCACAACCCGCCGCTCAACCACATCGGCCTGTGGATCGACGACATCCACAAGGCCGTCGAATGGCTCACCGGGCAGGGCGTGCGCTTTACCCCCGGCGGCATCCGCAAGGGCGCCGCGGGATACGACGTCACCTTCATTCACCCCAAGGGCAATGAAGAGTCACCCATCGGCGGCGCCGGCGTGCTCATCGAGCTTGTGCAGGCCCCCCAGGAAGTGATCGACGCCTTCTCCAAGCTGGCGTAAAGGCCTGCCTCACACATAGTTGTCATTCTGAGCGGAGCGAAGAATCGCGTCCCGGTCGGCTCCAACCGATTCTTCGCCTTCGGCTCAGAATGACAGGCTCAAAAAGTCTTGGAAACATAAAAAAAAAGCCGCCCGCAGATGCGGGCGGCATTTTCTTTTTTTGAACGTGTCCTTCCCCGTTCGTCCTGAGTAGCGGCACGACGTGCCGCGTATCGAAGGGCAGCGGGGCCTCGGATTTCGGTGACCCGTTTGCCCTTCGATACGCCGCTTCGCGGCACTCAGGACGAACGGGAAGGGAAGCCCGGGCTATCGGAATCAGTTCACCATTTCCTTGAGGCGGCCGTTGATGATGTCGGTGGCATCCTTGACGATCCGCCCCACCAGCTCGTCGCAGGTCGGGATGTCGTGGATGAGGCCGATCACCATGCCCGCCGACCAGATGCCGGCTTCCATGTCGCCCTCGTCCATGACGACGCGGCCCTTGGTCCCCATGACCAGCGGCGCGAGGTCCTGGAAGTTGGTATCACCGGGTTTGGCCTCGATCTCGACCACCTTCTCGGCGACCGAGTTTTTGAAGACGCGCGCGGTGTTCTTGAGGGTGCGGAAGATGAGCGCGGTCTGGCGCTCGTCGGACTCGACCATCATCTTCTTGAGATTCTCGTGCACGGGGGCTTCCTTGGTTGCCATGAAGCGCGTGCCCATGTTGATGGCCTCGGCGCCCAGCGCCAGCGCGGCGGCCAGGCCGCGGCCGTCACCAAAGCCGCCCGAGGCGACGATGGGAATCGTGATCTGGTCGGCAGCGGCCGGCAGCAGGATGAGACCCGGGATGTCGTCCTCGCCGGGATGACCCGCGCACTCGAAGCCGTCGATGCTCACTGCGTCGACGCCGAGCGCCTGCGCCTTCACGCCGTGACGGACCGAGGTGCACTTGTGGATGACCTTCACGCCCGCCTTCTTGAACATCGGCATGAAGGGCTCGGGGTTGCGGCCCGCCGTCTCGATGATCTTGATGCCCGCCTCGACGGCGGCCTGCGCGTATTCGTCGTAGGGGGTCGGCTTGATCGTCGGCAGAATCGTGAGGTTCACGCCGAAGGGCTTGTCGGTCATGTCACGGCACTTGGCGATTTCCTTGGTCAGGTCCTCGGGCGTGGGCTGGGTGAGCGCCGTCATGAATCCCAGCGCGCCGGCGTTCGCCACGGCCGAGACGAGCTCGGCGCGGCCCACGTGCATCATGCCGCCCTGGATGATCGGGTGTTCGATTCCAAACATTTCGGTAAAGCGTGTCTTCATTGAATGATCCCTTGCTCTGTAAGAGGTGCTGCGTCGGTCGGCTCCCGCACGGGAACCCGCAGTGGCCAGTATGAGTCCCGGATGCCCCGCTCCCCTGACGCGCCCGTCAGTTTTTAGTCGATGAGTGAGCGTCGCCCAAATGGGATTCGAGAAATTCCGACAAGGCCCTGAAATCAGTGCATATTTGTTCAAAACCCTCCCCATCATCCCGACCGGAGCGCAGCGAAGCGGAGGGATCTCGCTGCCACACATTGGCGCGGCCCAACAAGGTGCAATGCAGAATGTAGTTGCGAGATCCCTCGGCTTCGCTCGGGATGACGGGACAATGTCCCCTAAAGCCGCACGTCGGCGGGGGCCTTTCGCTCGCTCAGCCAG is a window encoding:
- a CDS encoding VOC family protein — encoded protein: MERPFRVLGIQQIAVGAADKSALTKLWVDTFGLEVTGNYKSEKENVDEDIAVMGKGPFKVEVDLMQPIDPEKSPKVHNPPLNHIGLWIDDIHKAVEWLTGQGVRFTPGGIRKGAAGYDVTFIHPKGNEESPIGGAGVLIELVQAPQEVIDAFSKLA
- a CDS encoding nitronate monooxygenase yields the protein MKTRFTEMFGIEHPIIQGGMMHVGRAELVSAVANAGALGFMTALTQPTPEDLTKEIAKCRDMTDKPFGVNLTILPTIKPTPYDEYAQAAVEAGIKIIETAGRNPEPFMPMFKKAGVKVIHKCTSVRHGVKAQALGVDAVSIDGFECAGHPGEDDIPGLILLPAAADQITIPIVASGGFGDGRGLAAALALGAEAINMGTRFMATKEAPVHENLKKMMVESDERQTALIFRTLKNTARVFKNSVAEKVVEIEAKPGDTNFQDLAPLVMGTKGRVVMDEGDMEAGIWSAGMVIGLIHDIPTCDELVGRIVKDATDIINGRLKEMVN